One Archangium violaceum genomic window, CGGGCCCGCTGCGCCACCGTGAGGCCCTGTTGCCGGGCTTGCCGGGCCCGCAGCCGCACCAGTGCGAGATCGAGGTCGAAAATGCGCGCCTCCACCGCGGCGACGCTCTGGACCTTCTCGCGCACCAGGGTGTGGAGAGACATCTTCAGGAGCCGACGCAGCAGCAGCCCCGAGCTGAGGCGATCGTCGAGGTCATACCGGGGTAATAGGTGACCCGGCTTGAACTCGGGCAACTGACCCGACTCGAACATCGTGAGGTAGGGAAGGAGGCACTTGCTGCGGAAGAAATTCACCGAGCGCAGCTCTGGGGCCGAGAGGACATCATTGAGTGAGATGAACCGCTGCTGCCGCCCGACTTCGAAAGCCCTGAAGGGAGCCGGTATCTCGGGCGGGGGACCCTTGACCATCGCCTGGGTCACCCAGTTGTGCAGTGCCAGCGGCCACAAGCCCGCGCCCCCCTGATCGTCCTTGGGAAAACCGTCCTGACACAGCCCACGATTGCCCAGCGCGGCCCACACGACGGAGCGGAACTCCTCGTCATGGCTCCCGCGCTCGCCCAGGTTGGCCAGGCTGTTGTGGAGCAACCAGAGCTTGAGCACCTCCTCCGGCCGCTCCTCCCGAAGGGCCAGCCGCGCGTTGTAGAAGACGAGCGTCTGATTCGACGGAGGCTCGCTCGCCACCGCGGCGGTCGCCAGGGTGAGCGCGAGGAGGGGGACGGCCCAGGACCTCAAAACGCCCACCCCGCGCTGAAACTCAGCTCCCACCACAAGCCGAGCCCGGAACCGTCAACTCCCGAGATGAGCGGCAGCGCGACCAGGACGCGCGGAGACAAGAAGCCACCGGGCTGGAAGTAGATGTCGAGGGAGAACCCCGTGAGGAGACTGTATCTCGCACCATCGAGCTGCATTCCGGGCAACCGCGAGCTCTCGAGGTTTTCGACTTCCCGCTCCGACAGCTTCGGAGCGAAGAGCGACGTGACGGTTTCGCCGAAGCTCGCGCCGGAAAGGGAGCCCGGGTAGAACAGGTAGCGCAGACCCGCGTTCGCGGAGAACACCAGCTCGGTCGCGGGAAAGAAACCCGGCCGTGCCGTCGCCACCCCTTCGGCGAGCGGGTAGCCCAGGTTGAGGTCCAGCTCGAAGCGGCTGGGACGCCCGGATTGGCGGTAGGGCGTGAGTGCCAGCTTCTCCGTGCTCGAGCTCCCCCGCGTGAACACCCGGGTGATGGCGATTTCGCCCAGGAAGCCCCCGATGGGCGTACGAACGAACCCGCCCAGCCGAGTGCTCTTGAAGTTGTTGAGCTCGAGGAGCTGACTGCCCACCAGCCCGATGCCGGCCCGTGTCTGGCGCCAATCGAAGCGCACGGCTCGGGATGCTGTCCCGATCATCCGCTCGTTGAGCGCCTCGAACGGCGTGCGATGGCGCTCGATCGTCGTGTCCTCCTTCTTGGATTCGGAATCGGCCGCCTGCGCGTCGTCGCCGCGAGCCGGCTGCGTGGAATCGGCGGCTGGCTCCTCGGCGGCCCAAGTCGTCCGCGGCAGCGCCAGACAGGCGATGAGGAGCACGCTACGGATCATGAGGAAAGCCTCCGTCGGCCGGATCCGGGTAGCGTGGGCGGTAGCACTGGTTGCGGTAGCTCTCTCGGAAACGCCTGGTGACGTTGTAGACGCCGTCCGAGTCGAAGGTCGGATGCTCACAGAAGCGTGTGCACTGCAGGAGCGTGTCGTCGAGGGGGAACTCGTCCTCCAACCACATCTCGGGGCCGTACGCCTCATTGCTCGTGGTCGGAATGCCGAAGGGCACGGTGAGCGAAAAGGCGCTGACCGCCCCAGCGATGAAGACCTCGTATCGAAGGCGCGTGACAAAGGGAAAATCCCAGCGCAGCCCAAGTTCATAGACCGGCTGGGGTGTCGCCTCGTGAAGCTCGGGCAACGTCTCCAACGAAGCTGGCTCGGGGCTCAACGGGGTGCGAAAGACAACGTAGGAAGCGCGCGGGTTGTCCGACATGCAATGCGAGAAGACGTCACCCGGCGCCGCCGTCAGGATTTCATTGTTGAAGAAGGTGATGACGCCGAATTCGCCGATCTGGATGTTCTCTGAAATCGGCGTGCGCTCGGGTGCCAGGAACCGCAACTCGCGCATCTGGCCCGCCTGCGCCTCGGAGTACTTCGAGACGAACGTCAGGTACTGCGCACGGGTGGGGAGGATGGGCAGGCTGTTGATGCGAAACGGCCCCACCTGGAGGTCGGACCTATCCGGCAGCACGGGACAGGAGTGCTGCGACTGGTCGGGAACCTGGTCGAGATCATCCACGGCGAGGTTCGCGGGGCACCAGAGCACCAGACTCTTGAGCGGCGCGCGCCCGAGCGTGTGGGAGAAACTGTCGAACACGAAGGCACCGCTCACTCGCGGCGAGCTCTTGTCACGCTCGAAAGGGAGTGTCTGCTCCAGCGCCCGCTCGATGACGTTTGCGAGCTCCCCGCTCGGTTCGTCGTGATGAAGGGCCAGGGTGAGCACCATGTCCCGTCCCTGGGTGCGGACCTCGTCGATCCGTGCACGAAAGCGGGCCGAGAGCTCGGCGGCGAAGCCGGTGTCGCGCCAGTCGTCGATACAGATTTCGGGCGCGCCCGCGATCAGGAGCCGCTGCATCTGCATCGACAGATGGGGATTGGAGATCGTCCTCCTGCAAGGCCTCAACAGGAAGCCGATGGCGGTATTGGCGCGGATGGGGCTGCGCAAGGCGGGGAAGGCGGGGCGAACCTCGGGGTTCTTGCGCGCCAACGCCACCGCGTCGAATGTGCCCTTGGCGTCCGTCACGGTCGCTCGGGCGCAGACGCCAGAGGAGGTCGAGGCCGACAACGGCAGCTCGTCGTCACCGAACATCGCGCGCGTCGAGGTCTCGAGCGGCGCCCAGCCCAGTGGAGTCAGCGCATCCGGGCACGCGGAGGCGGACGCGTATCCATAGGGATTGTCGTCGGGCGGCCGAGCGATATCGCCGTGCCGCGGGTCGGCGATGCGGAAGGTGCGCCGCAACCCCAGCTCCTGCACCTCGTGGTTGCGGAGGGTTGGGAATTGGTGGCGGGCGCGCCACTGCACGTGGGTGTTTTTCTCGTCGAAGACGCCATACACGACGAGGCTACGGCTCCTGTGGGGTGGTCCCGTGCCGACGATGTTGAGTTTCGTCGGGGGGGTGAGGGCCAGCACCCCGTCGCGGTGGTAACGCAGGCGAACCCCTACCTGCCGCGGAACGCGCTCCACGTGCAGGCTGGTGCTACCGCACCGAGCCGTGATGCCACAGTCGACCGGTACGTGCGTATGCACCGTGCTGAGCTGGGAGAGGGGAGTCCAGGGCAGCTCGACATCATCGGTGCGGTAGGAAACCTCGATCTGACTCTCGGGCCCGAGGCCCTGTTGGGCGTTGGCGCGATAGAAGATGAAGAGCGTCTTCTCCTCCTCGAACCAGGCCGCGTCCGCGAGCGCGAACCCCGCCTGGATGTCGGTGAGCGGCACCTTCTCACAGGAGGCGCAGGCGAAGAGCACCAGGAGCAGACATGTCCGGCCGAGGGTACCCATTCAAGCCATGATCTCCGAGAACGAGACCTTGCCTCGCGCCACCAACTTCTTCACCGCGGACACCAGCTCGTTGTGACCACGCTGCGCGACCTGGAGCTGATCGGCACGAGAGACGAACGCCTGGTTCGCACGTACGGCTTCCTGCATGGTGGGCGCAAGCCGGCTGATGAAGCTCTCCTGCCACTCAGGATTCTGAACCGAGGACCAGCCGGCAAGCCCCTTGAGATCCACTTCGAGCAGCATGTCCGCTCGAAGCTCGTTGGGCAGCTTGAAGAGCATGTCTGGATAGAAGATGTCCTCGTACCAGCGCGGAAACACACCATTCGAGCGCTGGAGCGCGTTCGTGAACAGGGACTGGCGATCTTCGGCGCCGATGTGCGCGAACAGCACCGAGAGCGCTCCCGCTGCATCGAGCTCGCGCCCTCGATCGAGGATGTCGTGTGGCGCCGGCTTGGGAGCGGGCGGCAGAGGCAGCCCCGCCCGCGCGGCATCCAGCACCTCGAAGAGGTATCCCCGCTCCTCCTTGGACATGCGGTTGGACGACAACAGCTGACTCGCGACCCGCAGGCGAAGCTCGGACGACAGGGTGCGCGCTACCTCCTGCTGGCCGTCGGTGGGCACCAGGGCGAAGAGCAGCGCCCCGAACCTCAGCGGAAGCTTCTCGATCAGCTGGACCACGCCGACACTGCCGAACTCCTCGCGAAGGCTGCGGTAGATTTCCGCGTCGGACTGCGCGAGCAGGGACGACGAGATGGAATGTTGGTTGAGCTTGCGAAAGAACTCAGCGTCCGAGGGCAGGCGCTCCGGGTCCACGTTTCGCAGGAACTCCGCGAGCTCCACCTTGCGGATGGCGAGCTCGCCATCCGAGGAGAACGCCAGGGACAGCCGGTCACCAAAGACGAAGATGGCCTTGGCCAGGAGCTCGAACTCTCGCGCCTTCAACCACTCGCGCATCAACTCCACCACGCCGCCCTCGTCCTTGCCCAGCTCGGCCTGGGCGATCCGGTCGGTCCACAACCGCTGCTGCTCGGTGACGAAGGCGCTCTCCTCGCGCTCCTCCGCCGAGGGGACCTGGGGAGCCGCAGGGGGGTTCTCCGCCGCGGGTGCAGCGGCCTCCTGCGCGCCATCTGACTTGCCGAGCGTACCGGCCGCCAGCTGCGCCAGCATCGCCTTTTCCTCGATCGACTCCCGCCCGAGGCGACGAAGCCCCCAGATGATGACCAGGGTGGCCAGGGTCCCCATCACCAACGCGATCATCCACGAGAAGTGCGGAAGCAGGCTCACCCACAACTCGCGCAGCGCCACCCCTGCTTCCCATCTGGCGGGCGGCTCGGGCTGTGGGGCGGGCGCGGGCGCGGGCGGAGGCTCGACGCGGGGCGGCGGGGCCGGCTCGGGCGGCTCGCTCAAGCTCGCGGAAATGGGCTCGAGGATCTGACGTCCCACCGTCACCTGGAGCCAGCCCTTCGACAGCCGCTGCTCCAGCCGCCTGACGAGGGCCTGGACGTCGCGGGACGAGACGGACTTCTCGTGGGCGAAGTCGCAGCGCGCACTGGTGAGGTACTCCTGCGGCGGCACGCTGCCAGGGCCTTCGGAGTGGCCAAGCCCAGGCAGGGAGGACGAGTGCGGCATGTCGACCACCACGTGGTCGCGGTAGACGCATCCCTTGGAGACACAGCGCTCAGATGCACAGTCGCGCGCCAGCGCGAGGTCGAACTGACTCTCGAGCGCGCGCAGCTCCATCAGCACGGGCGAGGGAATGTGCTTCTGCGGCACCGGAGTGACGCTCGTCTGGGCAAGGGCACTCAAAGGCAACGCGAGTGCGAGCAGGGAGATGAGGTTTCTCATCAGTAGATTCTCACGATGACGCGGCGGTGCCGGGCCAGACGCTCCTCGGCGCTCAGCCCCTTGAGTTGCTCTTCAGGCAGCGGCTTGGTGTCGGCGTAGCCCTCGACGCGAATCCGCTCGCGCGGGATTCCGACATCCTCGAGCCGCTGCCTCACGACGATCGCGCGTGCGCTGGAGAGCTCCCAATTCGAGGCGAATAGCCCCCCGTTCACGATGGGCGTGGAGTCGGTGTGCCCCTCGACCGCGAAGCCGTACTTCTTCGAATAGGGCGCGAGCACCTGCAGCATCGACGCCACGGTCTGTTCGAATTCGGGACGCAGCTTCGCCTTGCCCGAGTCGAACACCAGCCCGGAGTTGAGCGAGAGCTCCAGCCCCTCGGCCGACACGCTGGTGTGTACCAGGTCCTGCAGTTGCTTGCTCGCGATCTGCGCGTCGATCTCCTTGCGGATGGACTCGAGGCTCGCCGGGCTCTCGGCACCGGACATGCTCTTGACGATCTGTTGCATCCGGCCCTTGTTCAAGTTCGCCGCCGTGAGCAGCACGACGAAGAAGAGCAGCAGGTTGGTGATCAGATCCGCGTAGCTGAGCAGCCAACTTTCATCATGCCCCTTGGCGCGCCGTCGCATGGCTCACGACCCCCCCTCGAGCGACCAGCTCATTGACGCTCTTCTCGCAGCGCTCGAGGAACCCCAGCCGCTCATCGAGCAGTCCATTGAGATAATGACCGATCGGCCCGGCGACGCCAGCACCGAAGGCCACCCCATAGAGCGTGGCGAGCAACGCCAGGGACATGGCCGATCCGATGTTGAGGTTGTCCGAGTTCATGTTGCGGAACAGCTGGATCATTCCGGTGATGGTTCCCACCATTCCGAATGCCGGGCCGAGCTTGGAGAGCATCTCCCAGTTGCTGATCGCCGGCTGCCAGCGGCTGATCTCCTCGTGCCGGAGCTCCAGGAAGGCCTTGGAGCTGGCGACCTCGGGTGAGCGATTGAGGATGAGCTCCACCATCTGCTTGATCGCGGCGAAGCGGCTCTTCTCCGCGAGCGAGAGCGCTCCACTGCGCTTGCCCTCGCGCCAGAGGGTGTAGAGCTGCTCCCGCTCGGCCTCCATCTGCGAGGTGGCGTGGCCGAAGAGGCGCAGACCCGGGACGAACTCTCGCAGGCAGAGAAGGGTGCGCAGCGCCGTTGTGTGGCTGGAGCTGACCAGCACCGCCGAGGCCGAGCCCACCACCACCATCACCAACGCGTGGGGGTCGAACGCCGAAACGACCTGCGCGTTTCCGCGATCCTTGAATCCGAACCAGACGACGAACCCCAGAACGATGAATCCGAGAATCTGCACGAGGTGTCTCCTACTTCTGCTGCCGCTGCAGCTCTTCGAGCTTCTTGCGGACGTCCGGGTCGCTCTCGATCGTTTCCACCTGCTCGTAGATCTCGATCGCCTTGTCGCGCTCGCCCATCATCAGCAGCAGCGAGGCCTTGGCCCGCAGAAACTCCGGGTGGGACTTGTAGCGCTGCAACACCGTCTCACACCACTCGAGCGCCAGGTGATAGTTGCCCTCCTTGACCGCCTCCTGCATCAGGGTGCGCGCGCGCGTGATGCTCACTTCGGGTGAGCTCTCGTCGATGCTCAGGCCTCGTGCCCGGTAGGCCTCGATGAGCGACTTGTCGGCGCTCGTCGGCGGTGGAGGAACCACCCGGGTGGCCGGGATGGTCTTGACATCGCCACTCCCCGCGCCGTGCTCGATGACGATCCGCTGTCCCGTCGAGAGGACCGGCACGTCGACCTCGGTGATGAGGTTGCCGTCGTTCCACCGGACCTTCATCACCGTCGTCGACCCGAAGCCGAAGGGCCTCATCAGCGTTCCCTCCTCCTTGAGCGCCGGGTGCTTCTG contains:
- a CDS encoding MotA/TolQ/ExbB proton channel family protein, producing MQILGFIVLGFVVWFGFKDRGNAQVVSAFDPHALVMVVVGSASAVLVSSSHTTALRTLLCLREFVPGLRLFGHATSQMEAEREQLYTLWREGKRSGALSLAEKSRFAAIKQMVELILNRSPEVASSKAFLELRHEEISRWQPAISNWEMLSKLGPAFGMVGTITGMIQLFRNMNSDNLNIGSAMSLALLATLYGVAFGAGVAGPIGHYLNGLLDERLGFLERCEKSVNELVARGGVVSHATARQGA
- a CDS encoding tetratricopeptide repeat protein, which encodes MNRLLLLLFPLLVSCAARNYTYYLVEPEPQKHPALKEEGTLMRPFGFGSTTVMKVRWNDGNLITEVDVPVLSTGQRIVIEHGAGSGDVKTIPATRVVPPPPTSADKSLIEAYRARGLSIDESSPEVSITRARTLMQEAVKEGNYHLALEWCETVLQRYKSHPEFLRAKASLLLMMGERDKAIEIYEQVETIESDPDVRKKLEELQRQQK
- a CDS encoding OmpA/MotB family protein, producing MRRRAKGHDESWLLSYADLITNLLLFFVVLLTAANLNKGRMQQIVKSMSGAESPASLESIRKEIDAQIASKQLQDLVHTSVSAEGLELSLNSGLVFDSGKAKLRPEFEQTVASMLQVLAPYSKKYGFAVEGHTDSTPIVNGGLFASNWELSSARAIVVRQRLEDVGIPRERIRVEGYADTKPLPEEQLKGLSAEERLARHRRVIVRIY